In Verrucomicrobiia bacterium, the following proteins share a genomic window:
- the pstC gene encoding phosphate ABC transporter permease subunit PstC has protein sequence MESVRKPSAKVLEFVIEKAIFAAGMLSIFFVVLIFIFLLKEGLSLFAEYPLGRFLTDHRWYPISKPPHFGVLPLLLGSLAVTLGALFLAVPLGISVAIFIAEVAPSWLREILKTTVEFLAAIPSIVLGFIGLVTLVPLVKQIFHTPTGLTGVSGSIMLAFMAMPTIVSMMDDALRAVPNSYRAGALALGATKWQMIWRVLLPAASSGMVAAVMLGIGRVIGETMAVMMITGNAANIPTSLLQPVRTMTATIAAEMGEAVQGSDHYYALFAIGILLFLITFVINMTASFFIKGRRK, from the coding sequence ATGGAATCCGTCCGGAAACCCTCGGCCAAAGTCCTGGAATTCGTGATCGAAAAGGCCATCTTCGCGGCCGGCATGCTTTCGATCTTCTTCGTGGTCCTGATTTTCATCTTCCTATTAAAGGAAGGCCTCTCTCTCTTTGCCGAATACCCGCTTGGCCGCTTCCTCACGGACCACCGCTGGTATCCGATCTCCAAGCCCCCGCATTTCGGCGTGCTGCCGCTGCTCCTGGGATCGCTTGCCGTGACGCTCGGTGCGCTGTTCCTTGCCGTGCCGCTCGGGATCAGCGTGGCCATCTTCATCGCGGAAGTCGCGCCGTCGTGGCTGCGCGAGATCCTGAAAACGACCGTTGAATTCCTGGCCGCGATCCCGAGCATCGTGCTCGGCTTCATCGGGCTCGTCACGCTCGTCCCGCTCGTGAAGCAGATCTTTCACACGCCCACCGGGCTCACCGGCGTTTCCGGTTCGATCATGCTGGCGTTCATGGCCATGCCCACGATCGTGAGCATGATGGACGACGCGCTGCGCGCCGTGCCGAATTCCTACCGCGCCGGAGCCCTGGCGCTGGGCGCCACGAAATGGCAGATGATCTGGCGCGTGCTCCTGCCCGCGGCGTCTTCGGGCATGGTGGCGGCCGTCATGCTCGGCATCGGCCGCGTGATCGGCGAGACCATGGCCGTCATGATGATCACCGGCAACGCGGCAAACATCCCGACGAGCCTTCTCCAGCCTGTCCGCACCATGACCGCGACGATCGCGGCGGAAATGGGCGAGGCCGTGCAGGGGAGTGACCACTATTACGCGCTTTTTGCGATCGGCATCCTGCTTTTCCTCATCACCTTCGTCATCAACATGACCGCGTCGTTCTTTATCAAAGGAAGGCGCAAATGA